A region from the Lolium perenne isolate Kyuss_39 chromosome 4, Kyuss_2.0, whole genome shotgun sequence genome encodes:
- the LOC127293800 gene encoding uncharacterized protein isoform X1 has product MAMVAVGGMVASAVIKLVIKQIGSAIGGEIKLHWNMKKDLEHMKTTLEWVEAVLSDAETLSVTDNSARMWLKLLKDAMYDISDLLDDFEADTDLWAATMNMIKMPRKMKKMQKRLQKIADDRDKYRVLPETRNEEKQVPDIRETAGNVDEAEIIGRTDEKLEILARISGSTTQGTTILPICGIGGIGKTTLARLVFTDSEFKEYSRAWVYVSQKFDLKKIGNTIISQLSPGIPILDDLHSIHTRLQELFTGKRILIVLDDLWERDSSRLQELKAMLKQGEASKVLVVVTTREKHIAKEIGTVDPFELPPLSDQKCWDILKVKSKFETRQDKERLEPIGKEIAKKCGGVALAAQSLGHMLKSKTYDVWDSIRSNHIWNLSASKETLSTHEVLASLLLSYNFMPPHLKLCFAYCAIFPKGHSMTSDDLIHQWIALGFMEPSSTFSTWQLGESYITKLVEMSFLLHSNVNTRYLRGKKGATWFMMHDLVHDLARSVMADEYNLEGPNCRYAWLTDCRMPLKSSKNSPAKIRSLHFADKVSKSDAFSPAKQVRVLDLIIDSMHDLTVSIGQLKQLRYLSLSCGEVPINPRVIGVLSKLNYLTIHSNGLRVLPASIGEMKYLMHLDLSCCSNLEELPLSFAEIRELVYLDLSGCSRVSGVPKVLSGLTKLQYLGLQLCQNLRGLPNVIINLIALRYLNLSDCFRHIFDDNSRDQTESFIDRICTLPNMKQLDLSENAYPLTIPDSASHLTKLVLDRCRQIIRLPEFVDNILFDYSGATMRNFYVYAGDTSSSNIHMLEHASAAELSIFCLENAKSPEEARSINLSEKHTILGLTLSWNSRENRSVDDMELVTELVPPTTLQRFKIEGYCSVGFPHWLMSMSNHLPNLVELTMEDLPNCKSVPPLCQLPNLRGIRLVRMKILEEWDTSYLSDEDSVNELKEVWIHDCPKLRIRPHLPRAASWSIRKNNNVLLPQRESMPHIDCLTVIAGDSNMPLHEWAFLHHLLSLRELRLFDCSNINLTISPDVCGALHSLQVLDVRNHEKLEELPNSMRQLTKLQSLGLCGCPSLRQLPQWIGELVSLRKLEMWSCSAIMTLPDSIQQLTDLQKLRIIDCNPELIKWCNADENRTKLAHIEQKASNLAFEGVGSVLSVSSVSPLSESETMKKRDDQDEDGRFGGRGYRI; this is encoded by the exons ATGGCGATGGTGGCAGTCGGGGGTATGGTCGCCTCTGCCGTCATCAAGCTGGTGATTAAACAGATCGGTTCCGCCATCGGAGGCGAGATCAAGCTGCACTGGAACATGAAGAAGGATCTCGAGCATATGAAAACGACGCTGGAGTGGGTGGAGGCCGTGCTCAGCGATGCCGAGACGCTGTCTGTCACGGATAACTCGGCCCGTATGTGGCTGAAGCTGCTCAAGGACGCCATGTACGACATCTCCGACCTGCTTGATGACTTCGAAGCTGACACCGACTTG TGGGCGGCTACGATGAATATGATTAAGATGCCACgtaagatgaagaagatgcaaaagCGCCTACAAAAGATAGCAGATGACCGTGACAAGTATCGTGTTCTACCAGAAACTCGCAACGAGGAGAAGCAAGTTCCTGATATCCGGGAGACAGCAGGGAATGTGGATGAAGCAGAAATCATTGGAAGGACTGATGAAAAACTGGAAATCTTGGCTCGTATATCTGGAAGCACCACCCAAGGGACCACCATCCTTCCCATATGTGGCATTGGAGGCATTGGAAAAACCACCTTGGCGAGATTAGTTTTCACTGATTCTGAGTTCAAGGAATACTCTCGGGCATGGGTCTATGTGTCCCAGAAATTTGACCTGAAAAAGATTGGCAACACCATAATATCACAACTATCACCGGGGATCCCGATACTTGATGATTTGCATAGTATTCATACTCGTCTCCAAGAGCTGTTTACTGGTAAGAGGATCCTGATCGTTTTGGATGACCTGtgggagagggattcttctcggctACAAGAATTGAAGGCTATGCTGAAGCAGGGTGAGGCAAGCAAGGTGCTGGTTGTGGTTACCACACGCGAAAAACACATTGCAAAAGAAATTGGCACTGTTGATCCATTCGAATTGCCTCCCTTGTCAGATCAGAAGTGTTGGGATATACTAAAAGTTAAAAGCAAGTTTGAAACAAGGCAGGACAAAGAGCGCTTGGAGCCTATTGGAAAGGAAATTGCAAAAAAGTGTGGAGGTGTGGCTTTAGCTGCTCAATCGCTTGGGCACATGTTGAAATCCAAGACATATGATGTATGGGATTCCATCAGATCCAACCATATCTGGAATCTATCTGCGTCCAAAGAAACACTGTCTACACATGAAGTGCTTGCATCCTTGTTGTTAAGCTACAACTTCATGCCTCCACACTTGAAGTTATGCTTTGCTTATTGTGCAATCTTTCCAAAAGGACACAGCATGACCAGTGATGATCTAATTCACCAATGGATTGCTCTTGGATTCATGGAGCCATCTAGTACATTCTCTACTTGGCAGCTCGGTGAGAGCTATATTACAAAGCTTGTGGAGATGTCATTTCTTCTACATTCAAAT GTTAACACCCGATATCTTAGAGGAAAAAAAGGTGCTACATGGTTCATGATGCATGACCTGGTGCATGACCTCGCAAGATCGGTCATGGCTGACGAATATAACTTAGAGGGCCCCAACTGCCGCTATGCATGGCTGACAGATTGTAGGATGCCATTGAAGTCGTCCAAAAATTCACCTGCAAAAATAAGATCGCTGCACTTTGCAGACAAAGTTTCGAAAAGCGATGCATTTTCACCAGCTAAACAAGTCCGTGTCTTAGATTTAATCATAGACAGTATGCATGATTTGACAGTTTCTATTGGTCAACTGAAGCAGTTGAGGTATCTTAGCCTTTCATGTGGTGAGGTTCCAATTAATCCCAGGGTTATTGGTGTGCTCTCGAAGTTGAATTATCTTACAATTCATTCCAATGGTCTTAGAGTATTGCCAGCCTCGATTGGTGAAATGAAATATCTGATGCATCTTGATTTATCTTGTTGTTCGAACCTAGAAGAACTTCCATTGTCATTTGCAGAGATCAGAGAGTTGGTATATCTGGATTTATCAGGCTGCTCTCGTGTTTCAGGAGTACCCAAAGTTTTGAGTGGCCTAACTAAACTCCAATATTTGGGTTTACAATTATGTCAAAACCTCAGAGGGCTGCCCAATGTCATCATCAATCTCATCGCACTCCGATATTTAAATCTATCAGATTGCTTCCGGCATATCTTTGATGACAACTCAAGGGATCAAACTGAGAGTTTCATTGACCGTATATGCACCCTTCCCAATATGAAGCAGCTGGATTTGTCTGAGAATGCTTATCCTCTTACAATACCAGATAGCGCAAGCCACCTGACCAAGCTGGTGCTGGATCGGTGCCGCCAAATTATTCGGCTTCCAGAGTTTGTAGACAACATTCTTTTTGACTACTCAGGTGCCACTATGCGGAACTTCTATGTATACGCAGGTGACACTAGTAGCAGTAATATACATATGCTTGAGCATGCAAGTGCTGCTGAACTGTCAATCTTCTGTCTTGAAAATGCGAAGTCCCCAGAAGAGGCACGCAGTATAAATCTCAGTGAGAAACATACCATCCTAGGATTGACTTTATCGTGGAACAGTCGTGAAAATAGATCTGTGGATGACATGGAGTTGGTGACGGAGCTAGTGCCACCAACCACTTTGCAGAGATTTAAAATAGAGGGCTACTGCAGTGTTGGATTTCCACACTGGCTAATGAGTATGAGCAACCATCTCCCTAATCTTGTCGAGCTGACGATGGAGGATTTGCCAAACTGCAAGAGTGTACCGCCCCTTTGCCAACTACCAAACCTCCGAGGGATTAGGCTCGTCAGAATGAAAATCCTGGAAGAATGGGACACATCATACTTGAGTGATGAGGACAGTGTGAATGAGCTTAAGGAAGTGTGGATACATGATTGCCCCAAGTTGAGGATAAGACCACACCTTCCTAGAGCAGCATCTTGGTCTATAAGAAAAAACAATAATGTGCTCCTACCACAGCGGGAGAGCATGCCACATATTGATTGTCTGACAGTGATAGCTGGAGACAGCAACATGCCTCTTCATGAGTGGGCTTTTCTTCACCACCTACTCTCCCTCAGGGAGTTAAGACTTTTTGACTGCAGTAACATCAATTTGACGATCTCTCCAGATGTATGCGGGGCCCTCCATTCCCTTCAGGTACTGGATGTACGGAACCACGAGAAGCTAGAGGAATTGCCCAATAGCATGAGGCAACTCACAAAGCTACAATCATTAGGACTGTGCGGCTGTCCTAGCTTGAGACAGCTGCCACAATGGATAGGAGAACTCGTGTCGCTCAGGAAACTTGAAATGTGGTCCTGCAGTGCCATCATGACTCTGCCAGACAGCATACAACAGCTCACAGACCTCCAAAAATTGAGAATAATCGACTGCAACCCTGAGTTAATTAAGTGGTGTAACGCAGATGAGAACCGGACGAAGCTTGCTCACATAGAACAAAAG GCATCTAACTTGGCTTTTGAAGGTGTGGGTTCAGTGCTGAGTGTCTCCTCTGTTTCGCCACTCTCAGAATCTGAAACTATGAAGAAGAGGGACGACCAAGACGAGGACGGTCGATTTGGTGGGCGCGGCTATAGAATATGA
- the LOC127293800 gene encoding uncharacterized protein isoform X2, protein MAMVAVGGMVASAVIKLVIKQIGSAIGGEIKLHWNMKKDLEHMKTTLEWVEAVLSDAETLSVTDNSARMWLKLLKDAMYDISDLLDDFEADTDLWAATMNMIKMPRKMKKMQKRLQKIADDRDKYRVLPETRNEEKQVPDIRETAGNVDEAEIIGRTDEKLEILARISGSTTQGTTILPICGIGGIGKTTLARLVFTDSEFKEYSRAWVYVSQKFDLKKIGNTIISQLSPGIPILDDLHSIHTRLQELFTGKRILIVLDDLWERDSSRLQELKAMLKQGEASKVLVVVTTREKHIAKEIGTVDPFELPPLSDQKCWDILKVKSKFETRQDKERLEPIGKEIAKKCGGVALAAQSLGHMLKSKTYDVWDSIRSNHIWNLSASKETLSTHEVLASLLLSYNFMPPHLKLCFAYCAIFPKGHSMTSDDLIHQWIALGFMEPSSTFSTWQLGESYITKLVEMSFLLHSNVNTRYLRGKKGATWFMMHDLVHDLARSVMADEYNLEGPNCRYAWLTDCRMPLKSSKNSPAKIRSLHFADKVSKSDAFSPAKQVRVLDLIIDSMHDLTVSIGQLKQLRYLSLSCGEVPINPRVIGVLSKLNYLTIHSNGLRVLPASIGEMKYLMHLDLSCCSNLEELPLSFAEIRELVYLDLSGCSRVSGVPKVLSGLTKLQYLGLQLCQNLRGLPNVIINLIALRYLNLSDCFRHIFDDNSRDQTESFIDRICTLPNMKQLDLSENAYPLTIPDSASHLTKLVLDRCRQIIRLPEFVDNILFDYSGATMRNFYVYAGDTSSSNIHMLEHASAAELSIFCLENAKSPEEARSINLSEKHTILGLTLSWNSRENRSVDDMELVTELVPPTTLQRFKIEGYCSVGFPHWLMSMSNHLPNLVELTMEDLPNCKSVPPLCQLPNLRGIRLVRMKILEEWDTSYLSDEDSVNELKEVWIHDCPKLRIRPHLPRAASWSIRKNNNVLLPQRESMPHIDCLTVIAGDSNMPLHEWAFLHHLLSLRELRLFDCSNINLTISPDVCGALHSLQVLDVRNHEKLEELPNSMRQLTKLQSLGLCGCPSLRQLPQWIGELVSLRKLEMWSCSAIMTLPDSIQQLTDLQKLRIIDCNPELIKWCNADENRTKLAHIEQKVICDICDLPYIS, encoded by the exons ATGGCGATGGTGGCAGTCGGGGGTATGGTCGCCTCTGCCGTCATCAAGCTGGTGATTAAACAGATCGGTTCCGCCATCGGAGGCGAGATCAAGCTGCACTGGAACATGAAGAAGGATCTCGAGCATATGAAAACGACGCTGGAGTGGGTGGAGGCCGTGCTCAGCGATGCCGAGACGCTGTCTGTCACGGATAACTCGGCCCGTATGTGGCTGAAGCTGCTCAAGGACGCCATGTACGACATCTCCGACCTGCTTGATGACTTCGAAGCTGACACCGACTTG TGGGCGGCTACGATGAATATGATTAAGATGCCACgtaagatgaagaagatgcaaaagCGCCTACAAAAGATAGCAGATGACCGTGACAAGTATCGTGTTCTACCAGAAACTCGCAACGAGGAGAAGCAAGTTCCTGATATCCGGGAGACAGCAGGGAATGTGGATGAAGCAGAAATCATTGGAAGGACTGATGAAAAACTGGAAATCTTGGCTCGTATATCTGGAAGCACCACCCAAGGGACCACCATCCTTCCCATATGTGGCATTGGAGGCATTGGAAAAACCACCTTGGCGAGATTAGTTTTCACTGATTCTGAGTTCAAGGAATACTCTCGGGCATGGGTCTATGTGTCCCAGAAATTTGACCTGAAAAAGATTGGCAACACCATAATATCACAACTATCACCGGGGATCCCGATACTTGATGATTTGCATAGTATTCATACTCGTCTCCAAGAGCTGTTTACTGGTAAGAGGATCCTGATCGTTTTGGATGACCTGtgggagagggattcttctcggctACAAGAATTGAAGGCTATGCTGAAGCAGGGTGAGGCAAGCAAGGTGCTGGTTGTGGTTACCACACGCGAAAAACACATTGCAAAAGAAATTGGCACTGTTGATCCATTCGAATTGCCTCCCTTGTCAGATCAGAAGTGTTGGGATATACTAAAAGTTAAAAGCAAGTTTGAAACAAGGCAGGACAAAGAGCGCTTGGAGCCTATTGGAAAGGAAATTGCAAAAAAGTGTGGAGGTGTGGCTTTAGCTGCTCAATCGCTTGGGCACATGTTGAAATCCAAGACATATGATGTATGGGATTCCATCAGATCCAACCATATCTGGAATCTATCTGCGTCCAAAGAAACACTGTCTACACATGAAGTGCTTGCATCCTTGTTGTTAAGCTACAACTTCATGCCTCCACACTTGAAGTTATGCTTTGCTTATTGTGCAATCTTTCCAAAAGGACACAGCATGACCAGTGATGATCTAATTCACCAATGGATTGCTCTTGGATTCATGGAGCCATCTAGTACATTCTCTACTTGGCAGCTCGGTGAGAGCTATATTACAAAGCTTGTGGAGATGTCATTTCTTCTACATTCAAAT GTTAACACCCGATATCTTAGAGGAAAAAAAGGTGCTACATGGTTCATGATGCATGACCTGGTGCATGACCTCGCAAGATCGGTCATGGCTGACGAATATAACTTAGAGGGCCCCAACTGCCGCTATGCATGGCTGACAGATTGTAGGATGCCATTGAAGTCGTCCAAAAATTCACCTGCAAAAATAAGATCGCTGCACTTTGCAGACAAAGTTTCGAAAAGCGATGCATTTTCACCAGCTAAACAAGTCCGTGTCTTAGATTTAATCATAGACAGTATGCATGATTTGACAGTTTCTATTGGTCAACTGAAGCAGTTGAGGTATCTTAGCCTTTCATGTGGTGAGGTTCCAATTAATCCCAGGGTTATTGGTGTGCTCTCGAAGTTGAATTATCTTACAATTCATTCCAATGGTCTTAGAGTATTGCCAGCCTCGATTGGTGAAATGAAATATCTGATGCATCTTGATTTATCTTGTTGTTCGAACCTAGAAGAACTTCCATTGTCATTTGCAGAGATCAGAGAGTTGGTATATCTGGATTTATCAGGCTGCTCTCGTGTTTCAGGAGTACCCAAAGTTTTGAGTGGCCTAACTAAACTCCAATATTTGGGTTTACAATTATGTCAAAACCTCAGAGGGCTGCCCAATGTCATCATCAATCTCATCGCACTCCGATATTTAAATCTATCAGATTGCTTCCGGCATATCTTTGATGACAACTCAAGGGATCAAACTGAGAGTTTCATTGACCGTATATGCACCCTTCCCAATATGAAGCAGCTGGATTTGTCTGAGAATGCTTATCCTCTTACAATACCAGATAGCGCAAGCCACCTGACCAAGCTGGTGCTGGATCGGTGCCGCCAAATTATTCGGCTTCCAGAGTTTGTAGACAACATTCTTTTTGACTACTCAGGTGCCACTATGCGGAACTTCTATGTATACGCAGGTGACACTAGTAGCAGTAATATACATATGCTTGAGCATGCAAGTGCTGCTGAACTGTCAATCTTCTGTCTTGAAAATGCGAAGTCCCCAGAAGAGGCACGCAGTATAAATCTCAGTGAGAAACATACCATCCTAGGATTGACTTTATCGTGGAACAGTCGTGAAAATAGATCTGTGGATGACATGGAGTTGGTGACGGAGCTAGTGCCACCAACCACTTTGCAGAGATTTAAAATAGAGGGCTACTGCAGTGTTGGATTTCCACACTGGCTAATGAGTATGAGCAACCATCTCCCTAATCTTGTCGAGCTGACGATGGAGGATTTGCCAAACTGCAAGAGTGTACCGCCCCTTTGCCAACTACCAAACCTCCGAGGGATTAGGCTCGTCAGAATGAAAATCCTGGAAGAATGGGACACATCATACTTGAGTGATGAGGACAGTGTGAATGAGCTTAAGGAAGTGTGGATACATGATTGCCCCAAGTTGAGGATAAGACCACACCTTCCTAGAGCAGCATCTTGGTCTATAAGAAAAAACAATAATGTGCTCCTACCACAGCGGGAGAGCATGCCACATATTGATTGTCTGACAGTGATAGCTGGAGACAGCAACATGCCTCTTCATGAGTGGGCTTTTCTTCACCACCTACTCTCCCTCAGGGAGTTAAGACTTTTTGACTGCAGTAACATCAATTTGACGATCTCTCCAGATGTATGCGGGGCCCTCCATTCCCTTCAGGTACTGGATGTACGGAACCACGAGAAGCTAGAGGAATTGCCCAATAGCATGAGGCAACTCACAAAGCTACAATCATTAGGACTGTGCGGCTGTCCTAGCTTGAGACAGCTGCCACAATGGATAGGAGAACTCGTGTCGCTCAGGAAACTTGAAATGTGGTCCTGCAGTGCCATCATGACTCTGCCAGACAGCATACAACAGCTCACAGACCTCCAAAAATTGAGAATAATCGACTGCAACCCTGAGTTAATTAAGTGGTGTAACGCAGATGAGAACCGGACGAAGCTTGCTCACATAGAACAAAAG GTTATATGTGATATATGTGATTTGCCCTATATCTCCTGA
- the LOC127293800 gene encoding putative disease resistance protein RGA1 isoform X3, whose amino-acid sequence MAMVAVGGMVASAVIKLVIKQIGSAIGGEIKLHWNMKKDLEHMKTTLEWVEAVLSDAETLSVTDNSARMWLKLLKDAMYDISDLLDDFEADTDLWAATMNMIKMPRKMKKMQKRLQKIADDRDKYRVLPETRNEEKQVPDIRETAGNVDEAEIIGRTDEKLEILARISGSTTQGTTILPICGIGGIGKTTLARLVFTDSEFKEYSRAWVYVSQKFDLKKIGNTIISQLSPGIPILDDLHSIHTRLQELFTGKRILIVLDDLWERDSSRLQELKAMLKQGEASKVLVVVTTREKHIAKEIGTVDPFELPPLSDQKCWDILKVKSKFETRQDKERLEPIGKEIAKKCGGVALAAQSLGHMLKSKTYDVWDSIRSNHIWNLSASKETLSTHEVLASLLLSYNFMPPHLKLCFAYCAIFPKGHSMTSDDLIHQWIALGFMEPSSTFSTWQLGESYITKLVEMSFLLHSNVNTRYLRGKKGATWFMMHDLVHDLARSVMADEYNLEGPNCRYAWLTDCRMPLKSSKNSPAKIRSLHFADKVSKSDAFSPAKQVRVLDLIIDSMHDLTVSIGQLKQLRYLSLSCGEVPINPRVIGVLSKLNYLTIHSNGLRVLPASIGEMKYLMHLDLSCCSNLEELPLSFAEIRELVYLDLSGCSRVSGVPKVLSGLTKLQYLGLQLCQNLRGLPNVIINLIALRYLNLSDCFRHIFDDNSRDQTESFIDRICTLPNMKQLDLSENAYPLTIPDSASHLTKLVLDRCRQIIRLPEFVDNILFDYSGATMRNFYVYAGDTSSSNIHMLEHASAAELSIFCLENAKSPEEARSINLSEKHTILGLTLSWNSRENRSVDDMELVTELVPPTTLQRFKIEGYCSVGFPHWLMSMSNHLPNLVELTMEDLPNCKSVPPLCQLPNLRGIRLVRMKILEEWDTSYLSDEDSVNELKEVWIHDCPKLRIRPHLPRAASWSIRKNNNVLLPQRESMPHIDCLTVIAGDSNMPLHEWAFLHHLLSLRELRLFDCSNINLTISPDVCGALHSLQLETAATMDRRTRVAQET is encoded by the exons ATGGCGATGGTGGCAGTCGGGGGTATGGTCGCCTCTGCCGTCATCAAGCTGGTGATTAAACAGATCGGTTCCGCCATCGGAGGCGAGATCAAGCTGCACTGGAACATGAAGAAGGATCTCGAGCATATGAAAACGACGCTGGAGTGGGTGGAGGCCGTGCTCAGCGATGCCGAGACGCTGTCTGTCACGGATAACTCGGCCCGTATGTGGCTGAAGCTGCTCAAGGACGCCATGTACGACATCTCCGACCTGCTTGATGACTTCGAAGCTGACACCGACTTG TGGGCGGCTACGATGAATATGATTAAGATGCCACgtaagatgaagaagatgcaaaagCGCCTACAAAAGATAGCAGATGACCGTGACAAGTATCGTGTTCTACCAGAAACTCGCAACGAGGAGAAGCAAGTTCCTGATATCCGGGAGACAGCAGGGAATGTGGATGAAGCAGAAATCATTGGAAGGACTGATGAAAAACTGGAAATCTTGGCTCGTATATCTGGAAGCACCACCCAAGGGACCACCATCCTTCCCATATGTGGCATTGGAGGCATTGGAAAAACCACCTTGGCGAGATTAGTTTTCACTGATTCTGAGTTCAAGGAATACTCTCGGGCATGGGTCTATGTGTCCCAGAAATTTGACCTGAAAAAGATTGGCAACACCATAATATCACAACTATCACCGGGGATCCCGATACTTGATGATTTGCATAGTATTCATACTCGTCTCCAAGAGCTGTTTACTGGTAAGAGGATCCTGATCGTTTTGGATGACCTGtgggagagggattcttctcggctACAAGAATTGAAGGCTATGCTGAAGCAGGGTGAGGCAAGCAAGGTGCTGGTTGTGGTTACCACACGCGAAAAACACATTGCAAAAGAAATTGGCACTGTTGATCCATTCGAATTGCCTCCCTTGTCAGATCAGAAGTGTTGGGATATACTAAAAGTTAAAAGCAAGTTTGAAACAAGGCAGGACAAAGAGCGCTTGGAGCCTATTGGAAAGGAAATTGCAAAAAAGTGTGGAGGTGTGGCTTTAGCTGCTCAATCGCTTGGGCACATGTTGAAATCCAAGACATATGATGTATGGGATTCCATCAGATCCAACCATATCTGGAATCTATCTGCGTCCAAAGAAACACTGTCTACACATGAAGTGCTTGCATCCTTGTTGTTAAGCTACAACTTCATGCCTCCACACTTGAAGTTATGCTTTGCTTATTGTGCAATCTTTCCAAAAGGACACAGCATGACCAGTGATGATCTAATTCACCAATGGATTGCTCTTGGATTCATGGAGCCATCTAGTACATTCTCTACTTGGCAGCTCGGTGAGAGCTATATTACAAAGCTTGTGGAGATGTCATTTCTTCTACATTCAAAT GTTAACACCCGATATCTTAGAGGAAAAAAAGGTGCTACATGGTTCATGATGCATGACCTGGTGCATGACCTCGCAAGATCGGTCATGGCTGACGAATATAACTTAGAGGGCCCCAACTGCCGCTATGCATGGCTGACAGATTGTAGGATGCCATTGAAGTCGTCCAAAAATTCACCTGCAAAAATAAGATCGCTGCACTTTGCAGACAAAGTTTCGAAAAGCGATGCATTTTCACCAGCTAAACAAGTCCGTGTCTTAGATTTAATCATAGACAGTATGCATGATTTGACAGTTTCTATTGGTCAACTGAAGCAGTTGAGGTATCTTAGCCTTTCATGTGGTGAGGTTCCAATTAATCCCAGGGTTATTGGTGTGCTCTCGAAGTTGAATTATCTTACAATTCATTCCAATGGTCTTAGAGTATTGCCAGCCTCGATTGGTGAAATGAAATATCTGATGCATCTTGATTTATCTTGTTGTTCGAACCTAGAAGAACTTCCATTGTCATTTGCAGAGATCAGAGAGTTGGTATATCTGGATTTATCAGGCTGCTCTCGTGTTTCAGGAGTACCCAAAGTTTTGAGTGGCCTAACTAAACTCCAATATTTGGGTTTACAATTATGTCAAAACCTCAGAGGGCTGCCCAATGTCATCATCAATCTCATCGCACTCCGATATTTAAATCTATCAGATTGCTTCCGGCATATCTTTGATGACAACTCAAGGGATCAAACTGAGAGTTTCATTGACCGTATATGCACCCTTCCCAATATGAAGCAGCTGGATTTGTCTGAGAATGCTTATCCTCTTACAATACCAGATAGCGCAAGCCACCTGACCAAGCTGGTGCTGGATCGGTGCCGCCAAATTATTCGGCTTCCAGAGTTTGTAGACAACATTCTTTTTGACTACTCAGGTGCCACTATGCGGAACTTCTATGTATACGCAGGTGACACTAGTAGCAGTAATATACATATGCTTGAGCATGCAAGTGCTGCTGAACTGTCAATCTTCTGTCTTGAAAATGCGAAGTCCCCAGAAGAGGCACGCAGTATAAATCTCAGTGAGAAACATACCATCCTAGGATTGACTTTATCGTGGAACAGTCGTGAAAATAGATCTGTGGATGACATGGAGTTGGTGACGGAGCTAGTGCCACCAACCACTTTGCAGAGATTTAAAATAGAGGGCTACTGCAGTGTTGGATTTCCACACTGGCTAATGAGTATGAGCAACCATCTCCCTAATCTTGTCGAGCTGACGATGGAGGATTTGCCAAACTGCAAGAGTGTACCGCCCCTTTGCCAACTACCAAACCTCCGAGGGATTAGGCTCGTCAGAATGAAAATCCTGGAAGAATGGGACACATCATACTTGAGTGATGAGGACAGTGTGAATGAGCTTAAGGAAGTGTGGATACATGATTGCCCCAAGTTGAGGATAAGACCACACCTTCCTAGAGCAGCATCTTGGTCTATAAGAAAAAACAATAATGTGCTCCTACCACAGCGGGAGAGCATGCCACATATTGATTGTCTGACAGTGATAGCTGGAGACAGCAACATGCCTCTTCATGAGTGGGCTTTTCTTCACCACCTACTCTCCCTCAGGGAGTTAAGACTTTTTGACTGCAGTAACATCAATTTGACGATCTCTCCAGATGTATGCGGGGCCCTCCATTCCCTTCAG CTTGAGACAGCTGCCACAATGGATAGGAGAACTCGTGTCGCTCAGGAAACTTGA